In Pseudomonas cannabina, the genomic window TATCCTGCCGTCTGTTGTAAATACCGCTTGGCCAGCATCAGATTGGCCAACCCAAACAAACTGAACAACTGCGCTGTATTCTTTTCCAGCCCACGGTAGCGAACCTTGCGATGATTGAAGCGCACCTTGATTACCTGGAAGGGGTGCTCGACCTTGGCACGCAGTTGCGCCTTGGCATATTCAATTTTGCGCTTGACCCGATACAGCACGCTGCCTTCGCCGTGCTGCTTGTAACTGCTTGGCCGTTCTGCAATCGACCAGATAACGTCCCGTTCAGCATGCTCCGGTCGCTTGGCCGCACCGGTGTATCCAGCGTCACCCGAAACATAGGTTTCGTCACCGTGAAGCAACTGGCCAACCTGGGTGACATCCGCCACGTTAGCGGCCGTCCCTACTACGCTGTGCACCAGCCCCGACGTGGCGTCTACACCAATGTGGGCCTTCATCCCAAAGTGCCATTGATTGCCTTTCCTGGCCTGATGCATCTCAGGATCACGCTTGCCTTCTCGGTTCTTGACCGAGGGCGGCGCGGCGATCAGAGTAGCGTCGACGATAGTGCCTTCCTTGAGCAGCAGCCCCCGGCTGGCCAGATGCTGGTTAATCGTTTCAAACAGCAGCCGGGTTAGCTGATGGACTTCCAGCAAGCGGCGAAAACGCAGCAAGGTGGTGGCATCCGGTGCAGACTCGCGACCCAGGTCGATACCCATAAAACCGCGGATGGCCTGGCTGTCGTAGACGGCATCTTCGCAACCTTCATCGGAGAAACCGAAACACTGCTGCACGACGTACATGCGCAACATGCGCGACACCCCTATCGCAGGGCGTCCGCGCTTGCCTGCGGTGTTGCTATAAAACGGCGCCACTTGCGCCTCCAGCAGGGCCCAGGGCACCAACTGTTCAAGGTCAGCCAGGAAGCGATCTCGGCGAGTCTGCTTTTTCTTGCCGGTATATTCGAGTTCGGAGAAGGTCTTCTGCACGCGCGTAACGCTCACGGAGAGGGAGGCTGTTGAAGGAACTTAGTGTGCCAAGGGTGGGGACAGTTGGCTATTTTTGCAGCGCCTCCCTAGCGAGTGGTTATATCCTTTTTACAGCACACCCCCGTCTCTAGTACTGACGTAATCTCCGTCTAAAAACGCGACTTATTCGTCATCAAGCAAGGGGTAATCGTCGGCATTTGGTAGCTCGTAATGCCACCACTCAGTAGCAATTGCCTGGAAACCAGCGGCGAGCATGATTCCCAACAGCATCAGACGATGGCGTTGCACATCTACTGGCAAGTCGGCGTAAAAATGGTGTGACTTCTCTTCCATCGTGTCAAAAGCAGTACCCATGTCCAGCGGCTCCCCCTCAGTGCCTATAAGGGTCAAATCTAGCGCCACTCCGCGGCTATGGTGGGAGCCAGATTGTGGGTCGCGCACATAGTCTTTATTGGGTAGTGCGCTCCACAATATTTGCTGGGCATAGGGCGGCCGATAAGCGTCACAGATGCGCAGGATGAAACCGGCCTGACGGGCGAGCCGACTTGCCTTGATCAAACTTTTGCCTGCATCACGGTGTAACCGGCAATGCGCTCTCCGATAGATCGCTCTGCCGGTCAGGTTGGCAGCACCAGCGTATATCAGGTCGATTTGGACCTGATAATGTTGGGCATCAATCTCTACAAGGGGACTGTTGTTCACGCATACACTCAAGATGGGAGTCGATGGTGTCATAGCATTAGTCTTCGAACTGACCGAAAGCTTTTTGCAGTTGACGGTTCCTGGCCGAGCGCTCATCGAGGCGATCACCGTATTTCTCCGCGACGGCGGATACGATGAGATTCAAAAGGCAAGCCAGTGGTGCTGTGGAGTCCCAAAACTGCCCCACATCGGTTTTCAGTTGAAGCAGGTCAAGCGGATAATCCCTGGCCCAGGGGCATTGCAGATCTGTGATCAGCGCCAGTGGCAGGTTGTTGTCTACCGCCACTTTGCAGAAGGTGCGGGTCATTCTCGAATAGGCCCGGCAATCCGAAATAATCGCATAGGGATTTTCGAACCCGGAGTTTAGGGATTCCGCGTATGTCCCAGACAGGCCATCGACGTAATAGACCTTGGGCCGGATGTATTCCAGGTGGCTATGAAACGTTGTGAGAGTCCCGCGAGTGGACTGAATTCCGACGATGAATACCGCATCAGCTTCATGGATGCGCTTCACGATATCGGTAAAGGTAGTGCTGCGGGCTAGCCCGTAAGCATGACGGAGAGCTTCAATCTCGCGATTCAAAGAACGGTCAAGTGCGTCGGCCTTAATGCTTTCGGCACGAAAGGCGCTGACACGGTCAGTTATGAGCCACGACGCCGACGGTTCACCGCTCAGACTCTTTTTAACATCATCGATGTTCCGGTAACCCAAGGATCGAAAAAAACGACCAACAGAAACACCACTGGTGGAGGTCTGCTTCGCAATGCTATCGGCGGACTCAAACGGAAGTCGCTCCGGGTTACCCAACAGGTAGCTAGCAATACGCTTACCAGTGGGGCTCATCCGAGAGGTGTTTTGCTCCAACAGTTGTAGAAAGCTATTCTTTTCAGTGGCCATGACTTAATCCTTTATGCGACCCGTTAAATCCATTTCATAAAAACCACCACGTCATCAATCTAACATTGGCTTTCGCGAAGATGCAAGCTTGGCTGTCAAATCCGATTCAGCTGCTTACAAAGCATGACAACATGCATGCCATATGCGGCGGCGTGCGATTCAGGTGAAGTCCCCCTCTCAAGACACGTTCGTACATTTTCAAATGTAGGTCCTGGCCATTTCGGATGGCTCGCCTCAACCAACGAACAGCCTTAGAGGCTGTTTTCCGAAATCGCGTGGCTTCTTGCGAAAATGCATTCAAACACATAAAATGACTTCATTGAATGCAATTTCATGAGGTGATGTTATGGCAATGCTGACAGTACGGAACTTGCCCGACGATGTACACCGCGCGCTACGAGTGCGGGCCGCCCAACACGGGCACAGCACCGAGGCCGAAGTCCGCGAGATTCTGGCGATCGCAGTCAAGCCGGAGACGCGCGTTCGCCTAGGTGAAGCCTTGGCGGCATTGGGTCGCAAGATCGGCCTGACGAACGAAGATTTCGAGGTCTTCAACCAAGTGCGAGACAAGACGCCGGCCGAGCCGCTGAGGTTTGAATGATCGTCCTCGATACCAACGTCGTTTCCGAGGCGATGAAGCCCGAGTCCCACTTGGCCGTGCGGGCCTGGCTGAACGATCAAGCCGCCGAAACGCTATACCTGTCCAGCGTGACGCTGGCCGAGCTGCTGTTTGGCATCGGGGCGCTCCCGGCCGGCAAGCGCAAGGATATGCTGGCGCAGGCCCTTGACGGTCTAATGGGGCTGTTCAGGGATCGGGTGCTGCCATTCGATATCGATGCAGCACGGCGCTATGCCGATCTGGCCGTGACGGCAAAAACCTGCGGTCGAGGATTCCCGACACCTGACGCCTACATCGCAGCGATTGCGGCATCGCGAGGTTTCATCGTGGCGTCACGCGACACTGCACCCTATGAGGCGGTCGGTGTATCCGTCATCAATCCGTGGGAAGTGTGAGGGATCAATAAAAAATGAAGGGCTTACTCGAAAGCTTTGGCATCGCGTTGTGCGGTTTGGCCACGTCAATCTTGGTAGCGCTCGCCAACGTCGTTGTCGCCCGCATGACGGGCTTTGACTTCTTCTCCATATGGGTGCCTTGCACACCAGCTTCGCCGCCGCATCAGGGTACTACTTAGGTGTAACGACCTGCAATCGAAATGGCCCGGACCTGCAATCATCGCGTTTTTCGACCGGGATTAATTGCGTCTATCCGGCACCGCGAACCAGCATTGACTGCAAACGAACCTGCATCCACCCACTTCGACCTGCAATCGAGAGCGGCCGACCAGGATTAAATGCGACTGAAAACCGATGATTTTAGCGGGGTTTACGCGGATGCACTCGGCTTAGTGCACTTTCTGTTTCATTGCTCCGCACCCTGTACTGCGATCACACGATTCAGTCCGGTAGCCCGGTAGCGCTGCTGTTGGAAGCTCCAACCTCTTACCTCCGTAAGGTGCCATCGTCAAGTTTGTCTCTTTAGACTCTAGAATTTGTGAACGTACTGTATCAAAAATTAAAAACCGCCCTATTGAGACGCAAAAAGCGTCTCGGCCATACGTCTCACAAGGGTGTGCTCAAATGAGTCATAAGCGGCGAGCGATCACTCGCAAATAATTCCGGTTCATGACAATCGATTGCAGGTCGAACCAGATGAACGCAGGTTCATTCGCAAATAATCCCGGTTTGCTGGCTCGGATAGATGCAATCAATCCTGGTCGAAAAACGCGATGATTGCAGGTCCGGGCCATTTCGATTGCAGGCCGCTACAACTAGCACGCCATCGGCTTTCAGTTGTGAGATGGCCTCGCGCACGACCGAGCGGCTGACACCGAGCTGATCAGCCAGCTCATGTTCTGTTGGCATCTTCGAGTCTGCTGGGAGCCCCCCACTCGCTATTTCTTTGCGTATCGTTGAAACGACACCTTCAACTAGGGAGACGCTGATTTATTCTAAAACCCAGCTGTTGCCCCCAGATAAATCAAGGCCTCCAGAGCGTTGCAGGGACGAAAAATCGAATAAATCAGCGCCTCCCTAGGGATTGAGGTCGTGAGAAGCTGAGCATAATGTTTTTGTCCTGTTGTCTGACAATAAGGCTAAAGAACATAGGATCCAATTGCGACTTTTACCGACGAATGGCAGCTGGCTAGATTCAGTGGATACGTGTCAGGAGCGCACTGTCATCCAGCATGGAGCTTAGAGGCCGAGCGCTCCAAGCACGTCCTAAACCTTAGGAAGGTCTGAAGTAGCCGGATGTTTTCCGGCTACCGAGTCTTCAGCACTTTTCAAAAAACGATGCATGTCGAAATTTGCTCAATTATCTTCGCTTTTCAGCTCTTTCGGCCGCTGCAAAGCCTTTTGCGGTAACCATTTCCTGCATTACACGCGCACCCTCTCCTGCGCTCGCCAACAAATGTCGGCGGGCCATCCACAAGTTTGACAGGGCGAACAACGTCACTATCTGCGCGGTGTTCTTGGCCAAGCCCCGAAAGCGCACTTTTTCATAGCCAAACTGGCGTTTGATTACCCGAAACGGATGCTCGACCTTGGCGCGAACCTGGGCCTTGGCCTTCTCGATTTTGCGGATCGCCTTGTACAAAACACTGCGTTTTCCGTGCTTTTTGTAAGTGCTGCGGCGGGCGGCAATCTGCCAAATGACCTTGCGCCCAGCATGTTCTTCGCGCTTCTCAACCCCGGTGTAACCTGCGTCGGCGCAGACTACGTTTTCCTCGCCGTGCAGCAGTTTGGCAACCTGCGTGACGTCTGCCACATTGGCCGCTGTTACTACCACGCTGTGCACCAGGCCTGACTCGTCGTCGGCGCCGATGTGAGCCTTGGCGCCGAAATAGTACTGGTTACCTTTCTTGGTTTGATGCATCTCAGGGTCGCGTTTGCCATCTTTGTTCTTGGTCGAACTGGGCGCGTGAATCAGCGTGGCATCGACGAGGGTGCCTTGACGCAACGACAACCCACGGTCGCCCAGATAACCATTAATTACGCCGAGAATTCCGGTCGCCAACTCGTGCTTTTCCAGCAGACGACGGAAGTTGAGAATGGTGGTTTCGTCTGGAAGGTGATCCTTCTCGATCACGTCATAGCGCGCCAGTGCTCAGTCTTGTTTTACCGTAAAGAATTAATTACCGCTGCCGAGAACATTACAGGTGAGCAGGTTACAACCCGGCTCGCATCCTGAGCAGCAAGCCACATGCGCTTTGACTGTAGTGACAGAGAAGCCTTGCGATGCTGAAAAAACTACTGGGTGCCTTGCGCACCCTGATGTCCGTGCCCTCCGATAATCCTCGGCTGCTGCAAGCTCAATACATCGCATTGTCCCGACAACTGCCGCTGATGTACTTCGTGCTGTTGGTCAACACTTGGGCGCTTGCCTTTACCCATTGGGCAACTGCCCCGATGTGGCTGACGTTGCTGGTACCGACAGTCCTCACCATCGGGTGCGGCATTCGCGCGCGCAAATGGCTGCTTACGGTAAACAAGACGCCGCCAGTTTCAAGTAAGATTCTGGCGACACTGCGCGGCACCAATAGGCTGGTGGGTATCATCTCCGCCGCATTTGCGGCATGGTCTTTGTCGATGTACCCCTATGGCGATGCCTATACCCAGGCGCAAGTGGCGTTTTTCATGGGTATCACCGTGATTGTGTGCATTTTCTGCATGATGCATTTGCAATCTGCCGCCTTGATTACCGCAGTGATCGTCAACACAGCGTTCGTTATTTTCTTCGCCTCAACACACAACATCACGTTTATCGCCACGGCGGCAAGTATCGTGCTGGTATCAATCGGCATGCTGATCATTCTTCGCCATCAGTACCGCGACTTCACCAGCCTAGTGAACGCCCAGTTCAAGACTGAACAACTGAGCAACGCGAACCTGTTGTTGGCCAATCGGGACAGCCTGACCGGCCTACCTAATCGTCGGCATTTTTTCCAGACACTGGATACGGCGATGAACGAGGCACTGCTACAGCGGAGCGGGCTAGCGGTGGGTGTGCTGGATCTGGACGGGTTCAAGCCTGTCAACGACCTGTATGGCCATAGTGTCGGTGACCGGCTGCTGATGCTGGTCGCTGAACGGCTGACAACTGCTGCGAGCGATACCGTGCACGTGTCTAGGCTGGGCGGTGACGAATTCGCGCTGGTAATCAAGGGCGACATCAGTAACGAGGCGTTACTGATGTTCGGCAAGCACCTTTGCACGTTGATGCATGAAAGTTTTGAACTCTCGGAAATACCGATCCAGATCGGCGCGACCTTGGGTTTCGCGACGTTTCCGGCTACCGCCGACAATGCCGCCCAACTGTATGAATACGCAGATTATGCCCTTTATCAAGGGAAGAATCACAACCCCGGGTCCACTTGCCTGTTTTCGGCCAGTCACCGTGAACAACTTAATGCCGATGGCGTAACCGAGCAGGCATTGCGTCGGGCGAACCTGGAGACGGAGTTTCACGTCTTGTTTCAGCCGATCATTGAAAGCTGCACACGCGAAACAGTGGCTTTCGAGGCGCTGGCACGCTGGAACAGTCCAGAACTCGGCGCGGTATCGCCTGCGCATTTCATTCCGATTGCCGAGCGGATCGGCATGATCAACGAGCTGACCGCCCCTTTGTTGACGCAGGCACTACAGCGAGCATTGTCCTGGCCGTCGCCGATCAGGCTGTCGTTCAATTTGTCGGCCCATGACTGCGCGACCTGGGAAAGCGTCAAGAGAATTGTCGAGATAATAGAGAACAGTGGTTTTGACGCCTCACGACTTGATCTGGAAATCACTGAAACGGCCGTCATGCAGGACATCGGGCAGGTTCAACAGGCGATTGCCCAGTTTCGCCAGCTAGGTTGCGGTATCTCCCTTGACGATTTTGGCACCGGTTACTCCAGTCTCAGTCAGTTGCACGCCCTAGCGCTGACCAAACTGAAGATTGCTCGCAGTTTTGTGACGGGCGTGCATGACAATCCGACCAGTTACAAGATCGTCAAGTCGCTGGTAGCCCTGAGCCTGGACATGTCGTTGGACTGCGTGATCGAGGGTGTCGAGACGCAGGACGAGCGGAATATGCTGACGAGTCTGGGGTGCACAATGGTGCAAGGCAACTTCTACAGTCCACCGATAACGTTCGACGAGACACTGGTGTGGATTGAGACGCCAGATGACGAGTGCACGTTCGGTTAGCCGGACTCGCTCAACGTCTGTCTTCCCTAAACAGTCGCATTAATTGCCCTCAGCCGTCGCAGCTATTTCGAAAATTTAAAACAGCCGATTGAGGCCTTCGCCAATCAGATGTCGCATTTATTTCAGAAACCGACACTGGTCGCAAATACCATGAGCTGAGTGGCACATAATCCGAGCCAGCGGCTACTGATAGTCGCAATTAATGTGAGCCAGCTGTTTTCGATTGCAAGCCGCTACACGTACCGTTTATCCGGATCAATTGCGCAACTGCGGTCGAACTCGTGTTGAACTCCGGCCAAACTCGACCTACTCCGAAACTGCCCCTTTCCAGCCTTTCCGGAGGGGGGTAAAAAGGTTCCACGATATGCGATTTGCGCCTCAGGGCAGCCGCCGGACACGGGCTTTTAAACAGCGCCAACCGGTAAATTGCGATCCCCCAAACCCCGCCCAGGCGGGGTTTTTTATTGGGCGAAGCACAAGGAGACCAATGCAAATGTTGAAAGACTACCGATGCGGGCAGTGCAAGAAGCTGCTGGCTCGCATCGGTGACTACACCGAACTCCAGATCAAGTGCTCCCGCTGCGGGACGTTGAATCATGTGAAGGCCGTGAGCCTTGAGTCATCGCCTTTGAGCGACAGAGGTACAGCAGCGTCGCTGCTGCCTCTCAAAGCTATTTAAAGGTATCAATTATGTCCACTAGCAGCTCTGCTGTAAGCCAGCTCAAAAATAGTCCTCTAGGGAGGCGCTGATTTATTCGATTTTTCGTCCCTGCAACGCTCTGGAGGCCTTGATTTATCTGGGGGCAACAGCTGGGTTTTAGAATAAATCAGCGTCTCCCTAGCAGGTAACATCAACTACGAACCCACTGTCTGGTCCCGCGCCGATGCGCTGAAGGTCAATGAAAATGACCCGACCACCACGCAGCCACTGGTCAGTGCGGACTTTCCGGTCATGAGTGATACGGTATTCATC contains:
- the ddpX gene encoding D-alanyl-D-alanine dipeptidase translates to MNNSPLVEIDAQHYQVQIDLIYAGAANLTGRAIYRRAHCRLHRDAGKSLIKASRLARQAGFILRICDAYRPPYAQQILWSALPNKDYVRDPQSGSHHSRGVALDLTLIGTEGEPLDMGTAFDTMEEKSHHFYADLPVDVQRHRLMLLGIMLAAGFQAIATEWWHYELPNADDYPLLDDE
- a CDS encoding IS5 family transposase, which translates into the protein MQKTFSELEYTGKKKQTRRDRFLADLEQLVPWALLEAQVAPFYSNTAGKRGRPAIGVSRMLRMYVVQQCFGFSDEGCEDAVYDSQAIRGFMGIDLGRESAPDATTLLRFRRLLEVHQLTRLLFETINQHLASRGLLLKEGTIVDATLIAAPPSVKNREGKRDPEMHQARKGNQWHFGMKAHIGVDATSGLVHSVVGTAANVADVTQVGQLLHGDETYVSGDAGYTGAAKRPEHAERDVIWSIAERPSSYKQHGEGSVLYRVKRKIEYAKAQLRAKVEHPFQVIKVRFNHRKVRYRGLEKNTAQLFSLFGLANLMLAKRYLQQTAG
- a CDS encoding Com family DNA-binding transcriptional regulator, encoding MQMLKDYRCGQCKKLLARIGDYTELQIKCSRCGTLNHVKAVSLESSPLSDRGTAASLLPLKAI
- a CDS encoding FitA-like ribbon-helix-helix domain-containing protein — encoded protein: MAMLTVRNLPDDVHRALRVRAAQHGHSTEAEVREILAIAVKPETRVRLGEALAALGRKIGLTNEDFEVFNQVRDKTPAEPLRFE
- a CDS encoding MurR/RpiR family transcriptional regulator yields the protein MATEKNSFLQLLEQNTSRMSPTGKRIASYLLGNPERLPFESADSIAKQTSTSGVSVGRFFRSLGYRNIDDVKKSLSGEPSASWLITDRVSAFRAESIKADALDRSLNREIEALRHAYGLARSTTFTDIVKRIHEADAVFIVGIQSTRGTLTTFHSHLEYIRPKVYYVDGLSGTYAESLNSGFENPYAIISDCRAYSRMTRTFCKVAVDNNLPLALITDLQCPWARDYPLDLLQLKTDVGQFWDSTAPLACLLNLIVSAVAEKYGDRLDERSARNRQLQKAFGQFED
- a CDS encoding type II toxin-antitoxin system VapC family toxin, giving the protein MIVLDTNVVSEAMKPESHLAVRAWLNDQAAETLYLSSVTLAELLFGIGALPAGKRKDMLAQALDGLMGLFRDRVLPFDIDAARRYADLAVTAKTCGRGFPTPDAYIAAIAASRGFIVASRDTAPYEAVGVSVINPWEV
- a CDS encoding putative bifunctional diguanylate cyclase/phosphodiesterase, which translates into the protein MLKKLLGALRTLMSVPSDNPRLLQAQYIALSRQLPLMYFVLLVNTWALAFTHWATAPMWLTLLVPTVLTIGCGIRARKWLLTVNKTPPVSSKILATLRGTNRLVGIISAAFAAWSLSMYPYGDAYTQAQVAFFMGITVIVCIFCMMHLQSAALITAVIVNTAFVIFFASTHNITFIATAASIVLVSIGMLIILRHQYRDFTSLVNAQFKTEQLSNANLLLANRDSLTGLPNRRHFFQTLDTAMNEALLQRSGLAVGVLDLDGFKPVNDLYGHSVGDRLLMLVAERLTTAASDTVHVSRLGGDEFALVIKGDISNEALLMFGKHLCTLMHESFELSEIPIQIGATLGFATFPATADNAAQLYEYADYALYQGKNHNPGSTCLFSASHREQLNADGVTEQALRRANLETEFHVLFQPIIESCTRETVAFEALARWNSPELGAVSPAHFIPIAERIGMINELTAPLLTQALQRALSWPSPIRLSFNLSAHDCATWESVKRIVEIIENSGFDASRLDLEITETAVMQDIGQVQQAIAQFRQLGCGISLDDFGTGYSSLSQLHALALTKLKIARSFVTGVHDNPTSYKIVKSLVALSLDMSLDCVIEGVETQDERNMLTSLGCTMVQGNFYSPPITFDETLVWIETPDDECTFG